A single region of the Streptomyces sp. NBC_01262 genome encodes:
- a CDS encoding carbohydrate ABC transporter permease, whose translation MTVTVLPGAPRRARRPRGAARRTAVAWLFLAPFTVVFLVYTAIPTVAALAFSLTDLRGADLRHPFAVDFTALDNYLRLFQDQSFLRDILNTAVFVAVGVPLTMGTGLALALALNSGIRRMRGVFRTVFFAPVVTNIVAVALIWQYAFNASGTVNKVLGAVGFAGPNWLDDPNLTMPVVILLGVWRNFGTAMVLFLAGLQAIPQDVYEAASLDGAGRWQQLRRITLPLLRPTTLMVSVLLTVFYLQVFDEPYLLTNGGPLGSTESVALYTYHQFGVGEFGMSSAASFVTLLLVMLVSAVQFRLLRPCA comes from the coding sequence ATGACCGTCACCGTCCTCCCGGGGGCGCCGCGCAGAGCGCGTCGTCCCCGGGGCGCCGCGCGTCGAACGGCCGTCGCCTGGCTGTTCCTGGCGCCGTTCACCGTGGTGTTCCTGGTCTACACGGCGATCCCCACCGTCGCCGCGCTCGCGTTCAGCCTCACCGACCTGCGGGGCGCGGATCTGCGTCATCCGTTCGCGGTGGATTTCACCGCACTGGACAACTATCTCCGCCTGTTCCAGGACCAGAGCTTCCTGCGGGACATCCTCAATACCGCCGTGTTCGTGGCCGTCGGCGTGCCGCTGACCATGGGGACCGGACTCGCGCTGGCCCTCGCGCTGAACTCCGGCATCCGCCGGATGCGCGGCGTGTTCCGTACGGTCTTCTTCGCGCCGGTCGTCACCAACATCGTGGCGGTCGCCCTGATCTGGCAGTACGCCTTCAACGCCAGCGGCACCGTCAACAAGGTGCTCGGCGCCGTCGGCTTCGCCGGGCCGAACTGGCTGGACGACCCGAATCTGACCATGCCGGTGGTCATCCTGCTCGGCGTATGGCGCAACTTCGGCACCGCGATGGTGCTGTTCCTCGCCGGCCTTCAGGCGATCCCGCAGGACGTGTACGAGGCCGCCTCCCTCGACGGGGCGGGGCGGTGGCAACAGCTGAGGCGCATCACCCTGCCGCTGCTGCGGCCCACCACCCTCATGGTGTCGGTGCTGCTCACCGTCTTCTACCTCCAGGTCTTCGACGAGCCGTACCTGCTCACCAACGGCGGCCCGCTGGGATCCACCGAGTCGGTGGCGCTGTACACCTACCACCAGTTCGGTGTCGGCGAGTTCGGCATGTCCTCGGCCGCGTCCTTCGTGACGCTCCTGCTCGTGATGCTGGTGAGCGCCGTCCAGTTCCGGCTGCTCAGGCCCTGCGCATGA
- a CDS encoding extracellular solute-binding protein — MSNLSRRGALRLTGGMALLGSLALAGCGRSDETAAAATAKPVDTSPATGTVSVWAAQGDADVLDKVLKPFKAANPGLDVKFTLIPNADYYTKLQSAIAAGKGPDVAQFFPESQAQFLDPSILRPVPDGLVDPDDFFKSLWDAGVVKNVAYTVPWYAYTYALVYRSDLAKKAGVEAPKTWDEMVPFFKALQGAGAAHGLGADIGWDIFNGQDAAMYAWQAGGSLLSSAGKWTLDTAAMTDAITYNASFYTSGIADTAGPTFLDAQPYFVSGRTATMITGPWVVGQLDTAAKKTGWTASHVATAPLPAGASGSTSFSAGGSWGVLAGSANAEASWKLIRYMAEPGTQVSQYKAYSSLPAVVSAWDDSAIKDQPLLDAFLTQLKNTKAFPQVSTWPQVATRLGKEMEAVAKGKESATKAAANLQAYAESLGTGTE, encoded by the coding sequence GTGTCCAACCTCTCCAGACGCGGTGCCCTACGGCTTACCGGCGGCATGGCCCTCCTCGGCAGCCTTGCCCTGGCGGGCTGCGGCCGCAGCGACGAGACAGCCGCAGCAGCCACCGCCAAGCCCGTCGACACCTCCCCGGCCACCGGCACCGTCAGTGTCTGGGCCGCCCAGGGCGACGCCGATGTGCTCGACAAGGTCCTCAAGCCCTTCAAGGCGGCGAACCCCGGCCTCGACGTGAAGTTCACGCTGATCCCGAACGCCGACTACTACACCAAGCTCCAGTCGGCGATCGCGGCGGGCAAGGGGCCCGATGTCGCCCAGTTCTTCCCCGAGTCGCAGGCGCAGTTCCTCGATCCGTCGATCCTGCGGCCCGTTCCGGACGGCCTCGTGGACCCGGACGACTTCTTCAAGAGCCTGTGGGACGCGGGTGTGGTCAAGAACGTCGCGTACACGGTGCCCTGGTACGCGTACACCTACGCGCTCGTCTACCGCTCCGACCTCGCCAAGAAGGCGGGCGTCGAGGCGCCGAAGACCTGGGACGAGATGGTGCCGTTCTTCAAGGCGCTCCAGGGCGCCGGAGCAGCGCACGGCCTCGGGGCCGACATCGGCTGGGACATCTTCAACGGCCAGGACGCCGCGATGTACGCCTGGCAGGCGGGCGGTTCGCTGCTGTCCTCGGCAGGCAAGTGGACGCTCGACACGGCGGCGATGACCGACGCGATCACGTACAACGCGTCGTTCTACACCTCGGGGATCGCCGACACCGCCGGGCCCACGTTCCTCGACGCCCAGCCGTACTTCGTCTCCGGCAGGACCGCCACGATGATCACCGGCCCGTGGGTGGTCGGCCAGCTCGACACCGCCGCGAAGAAGACCGGCTGGACGGCGTCCCACGTCGCCACCGCGCCGCTGCCGGCCGGGGCGTCCGGCAGCACCTCCTTCTCCGCCGGCGGCAGCTGGGGAGTGCTCGCCGGCAGTGCCAACGCGGAGGCGTCGTGGAAGCTCATCCGGTACATGGCCGAGCCGGGCACCCAGGTCTCGCAGTACAAGGCGTACAGCTCGCTGCCCGCGGTGGTCTCCGCCTGGGACGACTCCGCCATCAAGGACCAGCCGCTGCTGGACGCCTTCCTGACGCAGCTCAAGAACACCAAGGCGTTCCCGCAGGTCAGCACCTGGCCGCAGGTCGCGACCCGGCTGGGCAAGGAGATGGAGGCCGTGGCCAAGGGCAAGGAGAGCGCCACGAAGGCCGCCGCGAACCTCCAGGCGTACGCCGAGAGCCTCGGCACGGGTACGGAGTGA
- a CDS encoding expansin EXLX1 family cellulose-binding protein: MAGMPLALVATGLVVWLVMGFLPDGKADAGHTATTPVAGAEAIAPTVTASPTTDAGSPTTSASPTASGSRTASAGATTAPARPSATAKARTASAAAPLAGRIRPKAAYQGVATFYDAGNGDGACLFGPSADLMVAAMNTTDYESSKACGAYVLVRTAGGASVTVRIVNECPLPCAPGQLDLSAQAFAKLAVPSAGRIAVTWSLLSPATSDTVSVRYKTGSSRYWCGIQVIGHRNPVARLEVGAGGGWRQLARTDYNYFLSEDGTGCGAAIRVTDIYGERLTISGITVRPNVAQPTRVQFARH, encoded by the coding sequence ATGGCGGGCATGCCTTTGGCGCTGGTCGCCACGGGCCTTGTCGTCTGGCTGGTCATGGGGTTCCTCCCCGACGGCAAGGCCGATGCCGGGCATACCGCGACCACGCCCGTCGCCGGGGCCGAGGCCATCGCGCCGACCGTGACAGCGTCCCCGACCACGGACGCCGGGTCCCCGACCACGTCGGCGTCCCCGACCGCGTCGGGCTCGCGGACCGCGTCGGCCGGTGCGACCACCGCCCCGGCGCGGCCGTCGGCCACGGCCAAGGCGCGGACGGCGTCCGCCGCGGCACCGCTGGCGGGACGGATCCGGCCCAAGGCGGCCTACCAGGGCGTCGCCACCTTCTACGATGCCGGGAACGGTGACGGCGCCTGCCTGTTCGGCCCGAGCGCCGACCTCATGGTCGCGGCGATGAACACCACCGACTACGAGTCGTCCAAGGCATGCGGGGCGTATGTGCTCGTCCGCACGGCCGGCGGCGCCTCCGTCACGGTCCGGATCGTCAACGAGTGCCCGTTGCCCTGCGCACCCGGGCAACTCGACCTCAGCGCACAGGCCTTCGCCAAACTCGCCGTCCCCTCGGCCGGCCGGATCGCGGTCACCTGGAGCCTGCTGAGCCCCGCCACGTCCGACACGGTCTCGGTCCGGTACAAGACCGGCTCCAGCCGCTATTGGTGCGGCATCCAGGTGATCGGCCACCGCAATCCGGTAGCGCGGCTGGAGGTCGGCGCCGGCGGCGGTTGGCGTCAACTGGCCCGTACCGACTACAACTACTTCCTCTCCGAGGACGGCACCGGGTGCGGCGCCGCTATCAGGGTCACCGATATCTACGGGGAACGACTGACCATCAGCGGGATCACGGTGCGGCCGAATGTCGCGCAGCCGACCCGGGTCCAGTTCGCCCGGCACTGA
- a CDS encoding glutathione S-transferase C-terminal domain-containing protein: MSETSTSLRFRDRIGAGPSLGFYPAPHRYHLYLSPGCPLSLRVSITLRLLRLEDSVGTTVLPDPSEVCEALAAAALRTAYETTRHHYDGPLTVPALCDRWSGRVVSNHTADILDDLALHFAGPDGAAAPRLRPDALAADIDAIRELLDGDLLQDATLDLLDGQLASGPYVLGAALTAADVDVWVALAHPNTAADALRRVAGRERLRSYLRRLSVHPAFHTDPKPEGEREHTAHDPCSTENNCVGDQSRVAVTAA, encoded by the coding sequence ATGTCCGAGACGTCCACCTCCCTGCGCTTCCGCGACCGGATCGGCGCCGGTCCGAGCCTCGGTTTCTACCCCGCGCCGCACCGCTACCACCTGTATCTCTCGCCCGGCTGTCCGCTCTCGCTGCGGGTCTCCATCACGCTGCGGCTGCTCCGGCTGGAGGACTCGGTCGGCACCACCGTCCTGCCCGACCCGTCGGAGGTCTGCGAGGCGCTCGCGGCGGCGGCGCTGCGCACGGCCTACGAGACCACCCGGCACCACTACGACGGTCCGCTGACCGTGCCCGCGCTGTGCGACCGGTGGAGCGGAAGGGTCGTCAGCAACCACACGGCCGACATCCTCGACGACCTCGCCCTGCACTTCGCCGGCCCGGACGGCGCCGCCGCGCCACGGCTGCGGCCCGACGCCCTGGCCGCCGACATCGACGCCATCCGCGAGCTGCTCGACGGGGACCTGCTCCAGGACGCGACGCTGGATCTGCTGGACGGCCAACTGGCCTCGGGGCCCTACGTCCTGGGCGCAGCGCTGACCGCCGCGGACGTGGATGTGTGGGTCGCCCTCGCCCACCCGAACACCGCCGCAGACGCCCTGCGGCGCGTCGCCGGCCGCGAGCGCCTCCGGTCGTACCTGCGGCGGCTGAGCGTTCACCCGGCCTTCCACACCGATCCGAAACCGGAGGGAGAGCGGGAACACACCGCTCATGATCCGTGTTCAACCGAGAACAATTGTGTCGGGGACCAGAGCCGGGTTGCGGTGACGGCCGCGTGA
- a CDS encoding putative leader peptide, giving the protein MRGALQRPMVTTNTFSRRHIDLQRVAAALCPACEDVAARRATA; this is encoded by the coding sequence GTGCGGGGAGCCCTTCAGCGGCCCATGGTCACCACCAACACCTTCTCGCGGCGGCACATCGATCTCCAGCGTGTCGCCGCCGCGCTGTGTCCGGCCTGCGAAGACGTCGCCGCGCGGCGCGCCACCGCCTGA
- a CDS encoding LLM class flavin-dependent oxidoreductase yields MPRAPHAPLHLAVALDGAGWHPAAWREPGARRDELFTAGYWADLVAEAERGLLDFVTIEDSLSLQSSRYAGPDGRTDQVRGRLDAVLIAARVAPLTRAIGVIPTAVLTHTEPFHLSKAIATLDYVSTGRAGIQVRVSGRADEAAHFGRRTLPGLPGQRVEDLASAAGQELLNELFDEAADYVEVLRRLWDSWEDDAEIRDAATGRFIDRDKLHYIDFEGKHFSVKGPSITPRPPQGQPVVAALAHASVPYRLIARSADVGFVTPHDADDARNIVAEIRDGQAAAGRAGETVHVLGDLVVFLDDDPAAAADRKASLDERAGAEYRSDAHVFTGTPDRLADLLQEWAEAGLTGFRLRPAALPHDLEQITRRLVPELQRRGAFRTAYEAGTLRALLGLPRPANRYAAAGEAANAAVSA; encoded by the coding sequence ATGCCCCGAGCACCACACGCACCCCTCCACCTGGCCGTCGCCCTCGACGGCGCCGGCTGGCATCCCGCCGCCTGGCGCGAGCCCGGCGCCCGGCGCGACGAGCTGTTCACCGCCGGCTACTGGGCCGATCTCGTCGCCGAGGCCGAGCGGGGCCTGCTGGACTTCGTGACCATCGAGGACTCCCTGAGCCTGCAGTCCTCCCGGTACGCGGGGCCGGACGGGCGCACCGACCAGGTGCGGGGACGCCTCGACGCGGTGCTGATCGCCGCCCGGGTGGCGCCGCTGACCCGGGCGATCGGGGTGATCCCGACCGCCGTGCTCACCCACACCGAGCCGTTCCACCTCTCGAAGGCGATCGCAACCCTGGACTACGTGAGCACCGGACGGGCCGGGATCCAGGTGCGCGTCTCGGGACGCGCCGACGAGGCCGCGCACTTCGGCCGCCGTACGCTGCCGGGCCTGCCGGGGCAGCGCGTCGAGGATCTGGCCTCGGCGGCGGGACAGGAACTGCTCAACGAACTCTTCGACGAGGCGGCGGACTACGTCGAGGTGCTGCGCCGGCTCTGGGACAGCTGGGAGGACGACGCGGAGATCCGGGACGCCGCCACCGGCCGTTTCATCGACCGCGACAAGCTGCACTACATCGACTTCGAGGGCAAGCACTTCAGCGTCAAGGGCCCCTCGATCACCCCGCGCCCGCCCCAGGGCCAGCCGGTCGTGGCGGCGCTGGCGCATGCGAGCGTCCCCTACCGGCTGATCGCCCGCTCGGCCGACGTCGGGTTCGTCACGCCGCACGACGCCGACGACGCCCGGAACATCGTCGCCGAGATCCGCGACGGACAGGCCGCCGCAGGCCGCGCCGGTGAGACGGTGCACGTCCTCGGCGACCTCGTGGTGTTCCTCGACGACGACCCCGCGGCCGCGGCCGACCGCAAGGCCAGCCTGGACGAGCGCGCCGGCGCCGAATACCGAAGCGACGCCCATGTCTTCACCGGGACCCCGGACCGGCTCGCCGACCTCCTCCAGGAATGGGCCGAGGCCGGACTGACCGGCTTCCGGCTGCGGCCCGCCGCCCTGCCCCACGACCTGGAGCAGATCACCCGCCGCCTCGTGCCCGAACTACAGCGCCGCGGGGCCTTCCGGACCGCGTACGAGGCCGGCACCCTGCGCGCGCTGCTCGGCCTGCCCCGCCCCGCCAACCGCTACGCCGCCGCGGGCGAAGCCGCGAACGCCGCCGTCTCCGCCTGA
- a CDS encoding NtaA/DmoA family FMN-dependent monooxygenase (This protein belongs to a clade of FMN-dependent monooxygenases, within a broader family of flavin-dependent oxidoreductases, the luciferase-like monooxygenase (LMM) family, some of whose members use coenzyme F420 rather than FMN.): MSKPLKQIHLAAHFPGVNNTTVWSDPQAGSHIEFSSFAHFARTAERAKFDFLFLAEGLRLREQGGQIYDLDVVGRPDTFTVLAALAAVTDRIGLTGTINSTFNEPYEVARQFASLDHLSDGRAAWNVVTSWDAFTGENFRRGGFLPQEERYSRAREFLATANELFDSWHGDEISADPHTGAFLRDARAGAFRHKGQHFEIEGQFNVPSSPQGRPVIFQAGDSDEGREFAASDADAIFSRYSTLDEGQAFYTDVKGRLAKYGRTHDQLLILPAATFVLGDTDAQARELAHEVRRQQVSGATAIKHLEFVWNRDLSGYDPDGPLPDVDPDLGEHTIARGRAQVRMYRDPLAIAREWRERAAANNWSIRDLVIETGTRQSFIGSPATIARTIDEFVQADASDGFILVPHITPGGLDAFADTVVPLLQERGVFRTEYEGTTLRDHLGLAHPATLRAAS, from the coding sequence ATGAGCAAGCCGCTCAAGCAGATCCACCTCGCCGCACACTTCCCCGGCGTCAACAACACCACCGTGTGGAGCGACCCGCAGGCCGGCAGCCACATCGAGTTCAGCTCCTTCGCGCACTTCGCGCGGACCGCCGAGCGCGCCAAGTTCGACTTCCTGTTCCTGGCAGAAGGCCTGCGGCTGCGCGAGCAGGGCGGGCAGATCTACGACCTGGACGTCGTCGGACGCCCCGACACCTTCACGGTCCTGGCCGCGCTGGCCGCCGTCACCGATCGCATCGGACTGACCGGCACCATCAACTCCACCTTCAACGAGCCCTACGAGGTGGCCCGCCAGTTCGCCAGCCTGGACCACCTCTCCGACGGCCGCGCCGCCTGGAACGTCGTCACTTCCTGGGACGCCTTCACCGGCGAGAACTTCCGCCGCGGCGGCTTCCTGCCGCAGGAGGAGCGCTACTCCCGGGCCAGGGAGTTCCTCGCCACCGCCAACGAGCTCTTCGACTCCTGGCACGGCGACGAGATCAGCGCCGATCCGCACACCGGCGCCTTCCTGCGCGACGCGCGGGCCGGGGCCTTCCGCCACAAGGGCCAGCACTTCGAGATCGAGGGGCAGTTCAACGTCCCGAGCAGCCCGCAGGGCCGCCCGGTGATCTTCCAGGCCGGCGACTCCGACGAAGGACGCGAGTTCGCCGCGTCCGACGCCGACGCGATCTTCAGCCGCTACAGCACCCTCGACGAAGGACAGGCCTTCTACACCGACGTCAAGGGCCGCCTGGCCAAGTACGGCCGCACCCACGACCAGTTGCTGATCCTGCCCGCCGCGACCTTCGTTCTGGGCGACACCGACGCGCAGGCGCGGGAACTGGCCCACGAGGTGCGCCGCCAGCAGGTCAGCGGAGCCACCGCGATCAAGCACCTGGAGTTCGTCTGGAACCGCGACCTGTCCGGGTACGATCCGGACGGACCGCTCCCCGACGTCGACCCGGACCTCGGCGAGCACACCATCGCCCGTGGCCGCGCCCAGGTGCGCATGTACCGCGACCCGCTGGCCATCGCCCGCGAATGGCGCGAGCGCGCCGCCGCCAACAACTGGTCGATACGCGACCTGGTCATCGAGACCGGGACCCGCCAGTCCTTCATCGGCTCCCCCGCCACCATCGCCCGGACCATCGACGAGTTCGTCCAGGCCGACGCCTCGGACGGCTTCATCCTCGTCCCGCACATCACCCCCGGCGGCCTGGACGCCTTCGCCGACACCGTCGTCCCCCTCCTCCAGGAACGCGGCGTGTTCCGCACCGAGTACGAGGGCACCACCCTGCGCGACCACCTCGGCCTCGCCCACCCGGCCACCCTGCGGGCGGCGTCGTGA
- a CDS encoding LLM class flavin-dependent oxidoreductase, with product MKFLAITLIVHAPDPVTGVRKSTQDRFREVISNALLAEELGFDGFGVGERHERPFISSSPPVVLSHLAALTKRIRLFTAVTTLSLLDPVRAYEDYATLDHLSQGRLELITGKGNGTAQRELFHVTPEDQWDRNAESYEVFRRIWRQDKVTYPTRFRPELTGAEVWPRPLQQPVRVWHGSATSRESVDLAARYGDPLFSANVTNPIEPYAELIRYYRERWAHYGHDPALATVGAGTAGFYTARTSQEAIAAYRPVFEGHLAFQKQLGLEPVFATLEDFVERSSALIGSPQQVIEKVRRYHESFGHTVLHLHADAGGLTDAQHRDSLELFQSDIAPTLRREIPDPPFAWAPVAPAATA from the coding sequence GTGAAGTTCCTGGCCATCACCCTGATCGTGCACGCCCCCGACCCGGTGACCGGCGTACGGAAGTCCACCCAGGACCGCTTCCGGGAGGTGATCAGCAACGCGCTGCTCGCCGAGGAGCTGGGCTTCGACGGCTTCGGCGTCGGCGAGCGCCACGAACGGCCGTTCATCTCCTCCTCGCCCCCGGTGGTGCTCAGCCACCTCGCCGCCCTCACCAAGCGGATCCGGCTGTTCACCGCCGTCACGACGCTGAGCCTGCTCGACCCGGTCCGGGCGTACGAGGACTACGCGACGCTGGACCACCTCTCCCAGGGCCGCCTGGAGCTGATCACCGGCAAGGGCAACGGAACCGCCCAGCGCGAGCTGTTCCATGTCACCCCCGAGGACCAGTGGGACCGCAACGCCGAGTCGTACGAGGTGTTCCGCCGGATCTGGCGGCAGGACAAGGTGACGTACCCGACGCGCTTCCGCCCGGAGCTGACCGGTGCCGAGGTCTGGCCCCGGCCGCTCCAGCAGCCGGTACGGGTCTGGCACGGCAGCGCGACGAGCAGGGAGTCGGTCGATCTGGCCGCCCGTTACGGCGACCCGCTGTTCTCGGCCAACGTCACCAACCCGATCGAGCCCTACGCCGAGCTGATCCGTTATTACCGGGAACGCTGGGCGCACTACGGCCACGACCCGGCCCTGGCCACGGTCGGCGCGGGCACGGCCGGCTTCTACACCGCCCGCACGTCGCAGGAGGCGATCGCCGCCTACCGGCCGGTCTTCGAGGGCCATCTGGCCTTCCAGAAGCAGCTCGGCCTCGAACCGGTCTTCGCCACCCTGGAGGACTTCGTCGAGCGCAGCTCCGCCCTGATCGGCAGCCCGCAGCAGGTGATCGAGAAGGTGCGGCGCTACCACGAGAGCTTCGGCCACACCGTGCTGCACCTGCACGCCGACGCGGGCGGCCTGACCGACGCCCAGCACCGTGACAGCCTGGAGCTGTTCCAGTCCGACATCGCGCCCACGCTGCGCCGTGAGATCCCCGACCCGCCGTTCGCCTGGGCCCCGGTGGCGCCCGCCGCGACCGCCTGA
- a CDS encoding LLM class flavin-dependent oxidoreductase produces MANTPLTVLDLVPISSGSTAPQALRNSIDLARQAELFGYARYWFAEHHLNPGVAGTSPAVVLALTAAATSTIRLGAGAVQLGHRTALSTVEEFGLLDALHPGRFDLGLGRSGGRPSPASRQPALAGPAAVVDGRTSNGLRIPAKFSFEHLLGSPRFALQKTLLQLPGAQSQPYDEQIADVLALLAGTYATADGVEAHVVPGEGADLQVWILGSSAGISAEVAGARGLRFAANYHVSPATVLEAAEAYRAAFVPSAELSRPYVSVSADVVVAADEPTARELATGYGLWVRSIRTAEGAIPFPTPDEARAHTWTEQDRALVEDRVDTQFVGSPQQVADQLETLRDATGADELIITTVTHDHADRVASYELLAQEWSRR; encoded by the coding sequence ATGGCCAACACGCCCCTCACGGTCCTGGACCTCGTGCCGATCTCCTCGGGCTCCACCGCGCCCCAGGCCCTGCGCAACAGCATCGACCTGGCCCGGCAGGCCGAGCTCTTCGGCTACGCCCGCTACTGGTTCGCCGAGCACCACCTCAACCCCGGCGTCGCGGGCACCTCCCCCGCCGTCGTCCTGGCCCTCACCGCCGCCGCGACCTCCACCATCCGGCTCGGCGCCGGCGCGGTCCAGCTCGGGCACCGCACCGCCCTGTCCACCGTCGAGGAGTTCGGGCTGCTCGACGCGCTGCACCCCGGCCGCTTCGACCTCGGCCTCGGCCGCTCCGGCGGCCGGCCCTCACCCGCCTCCCGCCAGCCCGCGCTGGCCGGCCCGGCGGCCGTCGTGGACGGCCGCACCTCCAACGGGCTGCGGATACCCGCCAAGTTCTCCTTCGAACACCTGCTGGGCTCCCCGCGCTTCGCCCTGCAGAAGACGCTTCTCCAACTGCCGGGCGCCCAGTCCCAGCCGTACGACGAGCAGATAGCCGACGTCCTGGCGCTGCTGGCCGGGACCTACGCCACCGCGGACGGCGTCGAGGCGCACGTCGTTCCCGGAGAGGGCGCCGACCTGCAGGTGTGGATCCTGGGCAGCAGCGCCGGGATCAGCGCCGAGGTGGCCGGCGCGCGCGGACTGCGGTTCGCCGCGAACTACCACGTCAGCCCGGCCACCGTCCTGGAGGCCGCCGAGGCCTACCGCGCGGCCTTCGTCCCGTCCGCCGAGCTGTCCCGGCCCTACGTCAGCGTCTCCGCCGACGTCGTCGTCGCCGCGGACGAGCCCACCGCCCGCGAACTGGCCACCGGCTACGGCCTGTGGGTGCGCAGCATCCGTACCGCCGAGGGCGCCATCCCCTTCCCCACGCCCGACGAGGCCCGCGCGCACACCTGGACCGAGCAGGACCGGGCGCTGGTCGAGGACCGCGTCGACACCCAGTTCGTCGGCTCACCGCAGCAGGTCGCCGACCAGCTGGAGACCCTGCGCGACGCCACCGGCGCCGACGAGCTGATCATCACCACCGTCACCCACGACCACGCCGACCGGGTCGCCTCCTACGAACTGCTCGCGCAGGAGTGGAGCCGGCGATGA
- a CDS encoding purple acid phosphatase family protein: MTAQAGTNHPSTTSSEKSSEGLSRRHALGLLGTAGAGAAVTPLLGAGTAQAASPSAPAFHLTADSSGAPPVQGLHLTFGADPRTQMTVSWITDRPVSKPVVHYGTLEHGFGSRAAAQTRTYVDGTSSRTVHVHHATLDRLTPGTDYVYLATHEGTTPDSGTFRTAPRGRKPFTFTSFGDQSAPQVTWAADGTVALDANSTPATKDIVTGIEQVAPLFHLLNGDLCYANLDVDRVRTWNNFFTNNTRSARFRPWMPAAGNHEIEKANGPLGLGAYQAYFTLPSTETDAELAGLWYAFTVGSVRVIVLQNDDNCLQDGGDVYISGYSGGRQLAFLEKELKAARASRDTDWVVVAMHQVMISSSDANGADLGLRQKYGPLFDKYGVDLVLCGHEHNYERSLAVRGVVSGSETLTPNPASQATDSIDTGLGTVHMILGGGGVSGTTNQKFFTDGTAKVITAVSATAGSNGKRTSTYTKEEAVWTGVRDTEHPYGFAAFTVDPGRHAGDTTRMHVTYYNVNKPNGELSVFETFTLQRKRSDGHGR, encoded by the coding sequence ATGACCGCACAGGCAGGGACCAACCATCCGTCGACGACATCTTCCGAGAAGTCCTCCGAGGGGCTCAGCCGCCGCCACGCGCTGGGCCTGCTCGGCACCGCGGGGGCCGGCGCGGCCGTCACCCCGCTGCTGGGAGCGGGGACGGCGCAGGCCGCGTCGCCGTCCGCCCCGGCCTTCCACCTGACCGCGGACTCCTCGGGAGCGCCCCCGGTGCAGGGCCTGCACCTGACGTTCGGGGCCGACCCCCGCACCCAGATGACGGTGTCGTGGATCACCGACAGACCGGTGAGCAAACCCGTCGTGCACTACGGCACGCTGGAGCACGGGTTCGGATCCAGAGCGGCCGCCCAGACCCGTACCTACGTGGACGGCACCTCCAGCCGCACCGTCCACGTCCACCACGCCACGCTGGACCGGCTCACTCCCGGCACCGACTACGTCTACCTGGCCACGCACGAGGGGACGACGCCCGACAGCGGCACGTTCCGCACGGCTCCGCGCGGACGCAAGCCCTTCACCTTCACCAGCTTCGGCGACCAGTCCGCCCCGCAGGTGACCTGGGCGGCGGACGGCACGGTCGCGCTCGACGCGAACTCCACCCCCGCCACGAAGGACATCGTCACCGGCATCGAGCAGGTCGCCCCGCTCTTCCATCTGCTCAACGGCGACCTGTGCTACGCCAACCTCGACGTGGACCGGGTGCGTACCTGGAACAACTTCTTCACCAACAACACCCGTTCGGCCCGCTTCCGCCCCTGGATGCCGGCGGCCGGCAACCACGAGATCGAGAAGGCCAACGGCCCGCTCGGACTGGGCGCCTACCAGGCCTACTTCACGCTCCCGTCCACCGAGACCGACGCCGAACTCGCGGGCCTGTGGTACGCCTTCACCGTCGGCTCCGTCCGGGTGATCGTGCTGCAGAACGACGACAACTGCCTTCAGGACGGTGGCGACGTCTACATCAGCGGCTACTCCGGCGGACGGCAGCTCGCCTTCCTGGAGAAGGAGCTGAAGGCGGCCCGTGCCTCCCGCGACACCGACTGGGTGGTCGTCGCGATGCACCAGGTCATGATCAGCTCCTCGGACGCCAACGGCGCCGACCTGGGCCTGCGTCAGAAGTACGGCCCGCTGTTCGACAAGTACGGCGTCGACCTGGTGCTCTGCGGCCATGAGCACAACTACGAGCGCTCGCTGGCCGTGCGCGGAGTCGTCAGCGGCAGCGAGACGCTCACCCCCAACCCGGCCTCCCAGGCCACCGACTCCATCGACACCGGCCTGGGCACCGTGCACATGATCCTCGGCGGCGGAGGCGTCTCCGGGACCACCAACCAGAAGTTCTTCACCGACGGCACGGCCAAGGTGATCACCGCCGTGTCGGCGACCGCCGGCTCCAACGGCAAGCGCACCTCCACCTACACCAAGGAGGAGGCGGTCTGGACCGGCGTACGCGACACCGAGCACCCGTACGGCTTCGCCGCCTTCACCGTCGACCCCGGCCGCCACGCCGGCGACACCACCCGCATGCACGTCACCTACTACAACGTGAACAAGCCCAACGGCGAGCTGTCGGTGTTCGAGACGTTCACGCTCCAGCGCAAGCGTTCCGACGGCCACGGAAGGTAG